The Nycticebus coucang isolate mNycCou1 chromosome 2, mNycCou1.pri, whole genome shotgun sequence genome includes a window with the following:
- the AP3D1 gene encoding AP-3 complex subunit delta-1 isoform X1: MALKMVKGSIDRMFDKNLQDLVRGIRNHKEDEAKYISQCIDEIKQELKQDNIAVKANAVCKLTYLQMLGYDISWAAFNIIEVMSASKFTFKRIGYLAASQSFHEGTDVIMLTTNQIRKDLNSPSQYDTGVALTGLSCFVTPDLARDLANDIMTLQMSHTKPYIRKKAVLIMYKVFLKYPESLRPAFPRLKEKLEDPDPGVQSAAVNVICELARRNPKNYLSLAPLFFKLMTSSTNNWVLIKIIKLFGALTPLEPRLGKKLIEPLTNLIHSTSAMSLLYECVNTVIAVLISLSSGMPNHSASIQLCVQKLRILIEDSDQNLKYLGLLAMSKILKTHPKSVQSHKDLILQCLDDKDESIRLRALDLLYGMVSKKNLMEIVKKLMTHVDKAEGTTYRDELLTKIIDICSQSNYQHITNFEWYISILVELTRLEGTRHGHLIAAQMLDVAIRVKAIRKFAVSQMSSLLDSAHLVASSTQRNGICEVLYAAAWICGEFSEHLQEPHHTLEAMLRPKVTTLPGHIQAVYVQNVVKLYASILQQKEQASEMEAAQAVTQLMVDRLPQFVQSADLEVQERASCILQLVKHVQKLQAKGVPVAEEVSALFAGELNPVAPKAQKKVPVPEGLDLDAWINEPLSDSESEDEKPKAMFHEEEQRHAKHRPPEVDEEELARRREARKQEQANNPFYIKSSPSPQKRYQDVPGVEHIPVVQIDLSVPLKVPGLPLSDQYVKLEEERRHRQKLEKDKRRRKKKDKEKKGKCCHNSLPTESDEDIAPAQQVDIVTEEMPENALPSDEDDKDPNDPYRALDIDLDKPLADSEKLPVQKHRDTETSKSPEKENVAVVEKKSKKLKKKEKKHKEKEREKEKKKEKKKGEDLDFWLSTTPPPATLPSTDTPLSANTSIVAAPKDELEEPKREAQDEEDDEDQDQERKSSKHKKKKHKKEKEERSKDKKRSRKKPPGSEEAAGEPVQNGTLEEGPLPPMSSYSLLAENSYIKMTYDVQSSLQRDSQVTVAVILENRSNSFLKNMELNVLDSLNAKMARPEGASVHDGVPVPFQLPPGVSNEAQFVFTIQSIVMAQKLKGTLSFIAKDDEGATHEKLDFKLHFSCSSYLTTTPCYSDAFAKLLESGDLSMSSIRVDGISMSFQNLLTKICFHHHFSVVERVDSCASMYSRSIQGHHVCLLVKKGENSVSVDGKCTEATLLNNLLEEMKTTLATC, translated from the exons gACTTGAACAGCCCCAGCCAGTATGACACTGGCGTTGCACTGACTGGTCTGTCCTGTTTTGTCACCCCAGATCTTGCCAGAGACCTGGCAAATGACATCATGACACTG CAGATGTCGCACACCAAGCCTTACATCAGGAAGAAGGCCGTGCTGATCATGTACAAGGTGTTCCTGAAGTACCCCGAGTCACTGCGCCCTGCCTTCCCCCGGCTCAAGGAAAAGTTGGAAGACCCCGACCCTG GGGTTCAGTCAGCTGCTGTCAACGTCATCTGCGAGCTGGCCAGACGTAACCCCAAGAACTACTTGTCCTTGGCCCCGCTGTTTTTCAAGCTGATGACCTCGTCTACCAATAACTGGGTCCTCATCAAGATCATAAAGCTG TTTGGTGCTCTGACCCCTCTGGAGCCACGGCTGGGCAAGAAGCTGATCGAGCCTCTGACCAACCTCATCCACAG CACGTCTGCCATGTCCCTTCTATATGAATGTGTGAACACTGTGATTGCAG TGCTTATATCTCTGTCCTCCGGCATGCCCAACCACAGTGCCAGCATCCAG CTTTGTGTTCAAAAATTAAGGATATTAATAGAAGACTCTGATCAGAACT TGAAATATCTGGGGCTGTTGGCCATGTCTAAGATCCTGAAAACACACCCCAAGTCTGTGCAGTCCCACAAGGACCTCATCCTGCAGTGTTTGGATGACAAGGACGAGTCCATCAGGCTGCGGGCCCTCGACTTGCTGTACGGGATG GTATCTAAGAAGAACCTAATGGAGATTGTCAAGAAGCTGATGACCCACGTAGACAAGGCTGAGGGGACTACCTACCGTGATGAGCTGCTCACCAAAATTATCGACATCTGTAGCCAGTCCAACTACCAGCACATCACCAACTTCGAGTGGTACATCAGCATCCTGGTGGAGCTGACGCGCCTGGAGGGAACTCGCCATGGCCACCTTATTGCTGCACAGATGCTGGATGTGGCCATCCGTGTGAAGGCCATTCGCAAGTTTGCTGTGTCCCAGATGTCCTCACTGCTTGACAGTGCCCACTTGGTGGCCAGCAGCACCCAGAGGAATGGGATCTGTGAGGTGCTGTATGCCGCTGCCTGGATCTGCGGGGAGTTTTCAGA GCATCTGCAGGAGCCCCACCACACACTGGAGGCCATGCTGCGGCCCAAAGTCACCACGCTGCCTGGCCACATCCAGGCTGTGTATGTGCAGAACGTTGTCAAGCTGTACGCATCCATCTTGCAGCAGAAGGAGCAGGCCTCAGAAATGGAGGCAGCCCAGGCGGTCACCCAGCTCATGGTGGACCGGCTGCCCCAGTTTGTGCAGAGCGCAGACCTGGAGGTGCAGGAGCGG GCGTCCTGCATCCTGCAGCTGGTGAAGCATGTCCAGAAACTACAGGCCAAGGGTGTGCCTGTGGCAGAAGAAGTGAGTGCCCTCTTTGCTGGGGAGCTGAATCCGGTGGCTCCCAAGGCCCAGAAGAAAGTTCCAGTCCCTGAAGG CCTGGACCTGGATGCCTGGATCAATGAGCCCCTCTCAGACAGTGAGTCTGAGGATGAGAAGCCCAAGGCCATGTTCCATGAGGAGGAGCAACGGCATGCCAAACACCGGCCACCAGAAGTGGATGAGGAAGAGCTGGCCCGG CGTCGAGAGGCCCGGAAGCAGGAGCAGGCCAACAACCCGTTCTACATCAAGAGTTCTCCATCCCCACAGAAG CGCTACCAGGACGTACCAGGCGTGGAGCACATCCCGGTGGTGCAAATTGATCTCTCAGTCCCGCTGAAGGTCCCAG GGCTGCCCCTGTCGGACCAGTATGTGAAGCTGGAGGAGGAGCGGAGGCATCGGCAGAAGCTGGAGAAGGACAAGcgcaggaggaagaagaaggacaaagagaaaaaggGCAAGTGCTGCCACAACTCGCTGCCCACTGAGAGTGATGAGGACATTGCACCTGCTCAGCAGGTGGACATCGTCACAGAGGAAATGCCTGAG AATGCTCTGCCTAGTGACGAAGATGACAAAGACCCCAACGACCCCTACAGGGCCCTGGACATCGACCTGGATAA GCCCTTGGCCGACAGTGAGAAGCTGCCTGTGCAGAAGCACAGGGACACTGAAACTTCCAAGTCCCCTGAAAAGGAAAACGTTGCTGTggtagaaaaaaagagcaaaaaacttaaaaagaaagagaagaagcataaagaaaaagagagagagaaagagaagaaaaaggagaagaagaag GGCGAGGACTTGGACTTCTGGCTGTCTACCACCCCACCACCTGCCACACTCCCATCCACG GACACACCGCTCAGTGCAAACACAAGCATCGTAGCTGCCCCCAAAGATGAGCTGGAAGAACCCAAGAGAGAGGCACAGGACGAAGAAGATGACGAGGACCAAGACCAGGAGAGG AAATCTTCCAAGCATAAGAAGAAAAAGCataagaaggagaaggaagaaaggtcCAAGGACAAGAAGAGATCCAGGAAGAAGCCACCAGGCAGCGAGGAGGCAGCCGGGGAACCTGTGCAGAATGGCACGCTCGAAGAGGGACCTCTCCCG CCTATGTCTAGCTACTCGCTTCTTGCTGAAAATTCCTACATTAAAATG ACATACGATGTGCAGAGCAGCCTGCAGAGGGACAGCCAGGTCACTGTGGCTGTCATCCTGGAGAAtcggagtaacagcttcctcaAGAACATGGAGCTCAATGTGCTAGATTCACTCAATGCGAAGATGGCCCGGCCAGAGGGCGCCTCTGTCCATGATGGTGTCCCCGTGCCTTTCCAGCTGCCTCCAG GTGTCTCGAACGAAGCCCAGTTTGTATTCACCATTCAGAGCATCGTCATGGCCCAGAAGCTCAAGGGTACCCTTTCCTTCATTGCCAAG GATGACGAAGGCGCCACCCATGAGAAGCTGGACTTCAAACTGCACTTCAGCTGCTCCTCGTACTtgaccacaacgccctgctacaG TGATGCCTTTGCCAAGTTGCTGGAGTCTGGGGACCTGAGCATGAGCTCGATCAGAGTCGACGGCATTAGTATGTCCTTCCAGAACCTTCTGACAAAGATCTGTTTTCACCATCATTTTTCTG TTGTGGAACGAGTGGACTCCTGTGCCTCCATGTACAGCCGCTCCATCCAGGGCCATCACGTCTGTCTCTTGGTGAAAAAG GGTGAGAACTCTGTCTCGGTTGATGGGAAGTGCACCGAAGCAACGCTGCTGAACAACTTACTGGAAGAGATGAAAACTACACTGGCCACATGCTGA
- the AP3D1 gene encoding AP-3 complex subunit delta-1 isoform X2, translating to MALKMVKGSIDRMFDKNLQDLVRGIRNHKEDEAKYISQCIDEIKQELKQDNIAVKANAVCKLTYLQMLGYDISWAAFNIIEVMSASKFTFKRIGYLAASQSFHEGTDVIMLTTNQIRKDLNSPSQYDTGVALTGLSCFVTPDLARDLANDIMTLMSHTKPYIRKKAVLIMYKVFLKYPESLRPAFPRLKEKLEDPDPGVQSAAVNVICELARRNPKNYLSLAPLFFKLMTSSTNNWVLIKIIKLFGALTPLEPRLGKKLIEPLTNLIHSTSAMSLLYECVNTVIAVLISLSSGMPNHSASIQLCVQKLRILIEDSDQNLKYLGLLAMSKILKTHPKSVQSHKDLILQCLDDKDESIRLRALDLLYGMVSKKNLMEIVKKLMTHVDKAEGTTYRDELLTKIIDICSQSNYQHITNFEWYISILVELTRLEGTRHGHLIAAQMLDVAIRVKAIRKFAVSQMSSLLDSAHLVASSTQRNGICEVLYAAAWICGEFSEHLQEPHHTLEAMLRPKVTTLPGHIQAVYVQNVVKLYASILQQKEQASEMEAAQAVTQLMVDRLPQFVQSADLEVQERASCILQLVKHVQKLQAKGVPVAEEVSALFAGELNPVAPKAQKKVPVPEGLDLDAWINEPLSDSESEDEKPKAMFHEEEQRHAKHRPPEVDEEELARRREARKQEQANNPFYIKSSPSPQKRYQDVPGVEHIPVVQIDLSVPLKVPGLPLSDQYVKLEEERRHRQKLEKDKRRRKKKDKEKKGKCCHNSLPTESDEDIAPAQQVDIVTEEMPENALPSDEDDKDPNDPYRALDIDLDKPLADSEKLPVQKHRDTETSKSPEKENVAVVEKKSKKLKKKEKKHKEKEREKEKKKEKKKGEDLDFWLSTTPPPATLPSTDTPLSANTSIVAAPKDELEEPKREAQDEEDDEDQDQERKSSKHKKKKHKKEKEERSKDKKRSRKKPPGSEEAAGEPVQNGTLEEGPLPPMSSYSLLAENSYIKMTYDVQSSLQRDSQVTVAVILENRSNSFLKNMELNVLDSLNAKMARPEGASVHDGVPVPFQLPPGVSNEAQFVFTIQSIVMAQKLKGTLSFIAKDDEGATHEKLDFKLHFSCSSYLTTTPCYSDAFAKLLESGDLSMSSIRVDGISMSFQNLLTKICFHHHFSVVERVDSCASMYSRSIQGHHVCLLVKKGENSVSVDGKCTEATLLNNLLEEMKTTLATC from the exons gACTTGAACAGCCCCAGCCAGTATGACACTGGCGTTGCACTGACTGGTCTGTCCTGTTTTGTCACCCCAGATCTTGCCAGAGACCTGGCAAATGACATCATGACACTG ATGTCGCACACCAAGCCTTACATCAGGAAGAAGGCCGTGCTGATCATGTACAAGGTGTTCCTGAAGTACCCCGAGTCACTGCGCCCTGCCTTCCCCCGGCTCAAGGAAAAGTTGGAAGACCCCGACCCTG GGGTTCAGTCAGCTGCTGTCAACGTCATCTGCGAGCTGGCCAGACGTAACCCCAAGAACTACTTGTCCTTGGCCCCGCTGTTTTTCAAGCTGATGACCTCGTCTACCAATAACTGGGTCCTCATCAAGATCATAAAGCTG TTTGGTGCTCTGACCCCTCTGGAGCCACGGCTGGGCAAGAAGCTGATCGAGCCTCTGACCAACCTCATCCACAG CACGTCTGCCATGTCCCTTCTATATGAATGTGTGAACACTGTGATTGCAG TGCTTATATCTCTGTCCTCCGGCATGCCCAACCACAGTGCCAGCATCCAG CTTTGTGTTCAAAAATTAAGGATATTAATAGAAGACTCTGATCAGAACT TGAAATATCTGGGGCTGTTGGCCATGTCTAAGATCCTGAAAACACACCCCAAGTCTGTGCAGTCCCACAAGGACCTCATCCTGCAGTGTTTGGATGACAAGGACGAGTCCATCAGGCTGCGGGCCCTCGACTTGCTGTACGGGATG GTATCTAAGAAGAACCTAATGGAGATTGTCAAGAAGCTGATGACCCACGTAGACAAGGCTGAGGGGACTACCTACCGTGATGAGCTGCTCACCAAAATTATCGACATCTGTAGCCAGTCCAACTACCAGCACATCACCAACTTCGAGTGGTACATCAGCATCCTGGTGGAGCTGACGCGCCTGGAGGGAACTCGCCATGGCCACCTTATTGCTGCACAGATGCTGGATGTGGCCATCCGTGTGAAGGCCATTCGCAAGTTTGCTGTGTCCCAGATGTCCTCACTGCTTGACAGTGCCCACTTGGTGGCCAGCAGCACCCAGAGGAATGGGATCTGTGAGGTGCTGTATGCCGCTGCCTGGATCTGCGGGGAGTTTTCAGA GCATCTGCAGGAGCCCCACCACACACTGGAGGCCATGCTGCGGCCCAAAGTCACCACGCTGCCTGGCCACATCCAGGCTGTGTATGTGCAGAACGTTGTCAAGCTGTACGCATCCATCTTGCAGCAGAAGGAGCAGGCCTCAGAAATGGAGGCAGCCCAGGCGGTCACCCAGCTCATGGTGGACCGGCTGCCCCAGTTTGTGCAGAGCGCAGACCTGGAGGTGCAGGAGCGG GCGTCCTGCATCCTGCAGCTGGTGAAGCATGTCCAGAAACTACAGGCCAAGGGTGTGCCTGTGGCAGAAGAAGTGAGTGCCCTCTTTGCTGGGGAGCTGAATCCGGTGGCTCCCAAGGCCCAGAAGAAAGTTCCAGTCCCTGAAGG CCTGGACCTGGATGCCTGGATCAATGAGCCCCTCTCAGACAGTGAGTCTGAGGATGAGAAGCCCAAGGCCATGTTCCATGAGGAGGAGCAACGGCATGCCAAACACCGGCCACCAGAAGTGGATGAGGAAGAGCTGGCCCGG CGTCGAGAGGCCCGGAAGCAGGAGCAGGCCAACAACCCGTTCTACATCAAGAGTTCTCCATCCCCACAGAAG CGCTACCAGGACGTACCAGGCGTGGAGCACATCCCGGTGGTGCAAATTGATCTCTCAGTCCCGCTGAAGGTCCCAG GGCTGCCCCTGTCGGACCAGTATGTGAAGCTGGAGGAGGAGCGGAGGCATCGGCAGAAGCTGGAGAAGGACAAGcgcaggaggaagaagaaggacaaagagaaaaaggGCAAGTGCTGCCACAACTCGCTGCCCACTGAGAGTGATGAGGACATTGCACCTGCTCAGCAGGTGGACATCGTCACAGAGGAAATGCCTGAG AATGCTCTGCCTAGTGACGAAGATGACAAAGACCCCAACGACCCCTACAGGGCCCTGGACATCGACCTGGATAA GCCCTTGGCCGACAGTGAGAAGCTGCCTGTGCAGAAGCACAGGGACACTGAAACTTCCAAGTCCCCTGAAAAGGAAAACGTTGCTGTggtagaaaaaaagagcaaaaaacttaaaaagaaagagaagaagcataaagaaaaagagagagagaaagagaagaaaaaggagaagaagaag GGCGAGGACTTGGACTTCTGGCTGTCTACCACCCCACCACCTGCCACACTCCCATCCACG GACACACCGCTCAGTGCAAACACAAGCATCGTAGCTGCCCCCAAAGATGAGCTGGAAGAACCCAAGAGAGAGGCACAGGACGAAGAAGATGACGAGGACCAAGACCAGGAGAGG AAATCTTCCAAGCATAAGAAGAAAAAGCataagaaggagaaggaagaaaggtcCAAGGACAAGAAGAGATCCAGGAAGAAGCCACCAGGCAGCGAGGAGGCAGCCGGGGAACCTGTGCAGAATGGCACGCTCGAAGAGGGACCTCTCCCG CCTATGTCTAGCTACTCGCTTCTTGCTGAAAATTCCTACATTAAAATG ACATACGATGTGCAGAGCAGCCTGCAGAGGGACAGCCAGGTCACTGTGGCTGTCATCCTGGAGAAtcggagtaacagcttcctcaAGAACATGGAGCTCAATGTGCTAGATTCACTCAATGCGAAGATGGCCCGGCCAGAGGGCGCCTCTGTCCATGATGGTGTCCCCGTGCCTTTCCAGCTGCCTCCAG GTGTCTCGAACGAAGCCCAGTTTGTATTCACCATTCAGAGCATCGTCATGGCCCAGAAGCTCAAGGGTACCCTTTCCTTCATTGCCAAG GATGACGAAGGCGCCACCCATGAGAAGCTGGACTTCAAACTGCACTTCAGCTGCTCCTCGTACTtgaccacaacgccctgctacaG TGATGCCTTTGCCAAGTTGCTGGAGTCTGGGGACCTGAGCATGAGCTCGATCAGAGTCGACGGCATTAGTATGTCCTTCCAGAACCTTCTGACAAAGATCTGTTTTCACCATCATTTTTCTG TTGTGGAACGAGTGGACTCCTGTGCCTCCATGTACAGCCGCTCCATCCAGGGCCATCACGTCTGTCTCTTGGTGAAAAAG GGTGAGAACTCTGTCTCGGTTGATGGGAAGTGCACCGAAGCAACGCTGCTGAACAACTTACTGGAAGAGATGAAAACTACACTGGCCACATGCTGA
- the AP3D1 gene encoding AP-3 complex subunit delta-1 isoform X3, translating into MTLQMSHTKPYIRKKAVLIMYKVFLKYPESLRPAFPRLKEKLEDPDPGVQSAAVNVICELARRNPKNYLSLAPLFFKLMTSSTNNWVLIKIIKLFGALTPLEPRLGKKLIEPLTNLIHSTSAMSLLYECVNTVIAVLISLSSGMPNHSASIQLCVQKLRILIEDSDQNLKYLGLLAMSKILKTHPKSVQSHKDLILQCLDDKDESIRLRALDLLYGMVSKKNLMEIVKKLMTHVDKAEGTTYRDELLTKIIDICSQSNYQHITNFEWYISILVELTRLEGTRHGHLIAAQMLDVAIRVKAIRKFAVSQMSSLLDSAHLVASSTQRNGICEVLYAAAWICGEFSEHLQEPHHTLEAMLRPKVTTLPGHIQAVYVQNVVKLYASILQQKEQASEMEAAQAVTQLMVDRLPQFVQSADLEVQERASCILQLVKHVQKLQAKGVPVAEEVSALFAGELNPVAPKAQKKVPVPEGLDLDAWINEPLSDSESEDEKPKAMFHEEEQRHAKHRPPEVDEEELARRREARKQEQANNPFYIKSSPSPQKRYQDVPGVEHIPVVQIDLSVPLKVPGLPLSDQYVKLEEERRHRQKLEKDKRRRKKKDKEKKGKCCHNSLPTESDEDIAPAQQVDIVTEEMPENALPSDEDDKDPNDPYRALDIDLDKPLADSEKLPVQKHRDTETSKSPEKENVAVVEKKSKKLKKKEKKHKEKEREKEKKKEKKKGEDLDFWLSTTPPPATLPSTDTPLSANTSIVAAPKDELEEPKREAQDEEDDEDQDQERKSSKHKKKKHKKEKEERSKDKKRSRKKPPGSEEAAGEPVQNGTLEEGPLPPMSSYSLLAENSYIKMTYDVQSSLQRDSQVTVAVILENRSNSFLKNMELNVLDSLNAKMARPEGASVHDGVPVPFQLPPGVSNEAQFVFTIQSIVMAQKLKGTLSFIAKDDEGATHEKLDFKLHFSCSSYLTTTPCYSDAFAKLLESGDLSMSSIRVDGISMSFQNLLTKICFHHHFSVVERVDSCASMYSRSIQGHHVCLLVKKGENSVSVDGKCTEATLLNNLLEEMKTTLATC; encoded by the exons ATGACACTG CAGATGTCGCACACCAAGCCTTACATCAGGAAGAAGGCCGTGCTGATCATGTACAAGGTGTTCCTGAAGTACCCCGAGTCACTGCGCCCTGCCTTCCCCCGGCTCAAGGAAAAGTTGGAAGACCCCGACCCTG GGGTTCAGTCAGCTGCTGTCAACGTCATCTGCGAGCTGGCCAGACGTAACCCCAAGAACTACTTGTCCTTGGCCCCGCTGTTTTTCAAGCTGATGACCTCGTCTACCAATAACTGGGTCCTCATCAAGATCATAAAGCTG TTTGGTGCTCTGACCCCTCTGGAGCCACGGCTGGGCAAGAAGCTGATCGAGCCTCTGACCAACCTCATCCACAG CACGTCTGCCATGTCCCTTCTATATGAATGTGTGAACACTGTGATTGCAG TGCTTATATCTCTGTCCTCCGGCATGCCCAACCACAGTGCCAGCATCCAG CTTTGTGTTCAAAAATTAAGGATATTAATAGAAGACTCTGATCAGAACT TGAAATATCTGGGGCTGTTGGCCATGTCTAAGATCCTGAAAACACACCCCAAGTCTGTGCAGTCCCACAAGGACCTCATCCTGCAGTGTTTGGATGACAAGGACGAGTCCATCAGGCTGCGGGCCCTCGACTTGCTGTACGGGATG GTATCTAAGAAGAACCTAATGGAGATTGTCAAGAAGCTGATGACCCACGTAGACAAGGCTGAGGGGACTACCTACCGTGATGAGCTGCTCACCAAAATTATCGACATCTGTAGCCAGTCCAACTACCAGCACATCACCAACTTCGAGTGGTACATCAGCATCCTGGTGGAGCTGACGCGCCTGGAGGGAACTCGCCATGGCCACCTTATTGCTGCACAGATGCTGGATGTGGCCATCCGTGTGAAGGCCATTCGCAAGTTTGCTGTGTCCCAGATGTCCTCACTGCTTGACAGTGCCCACTTGGTGGCCAGCAGCACCCAGAGGAATGGGATCTGTGAGGTGCTGTATGCCGCTGCCTGGATCTGCGGGGAGTTTTCAGA GCATCTGCAGGAGCCCCACCACACACTGGAGGCCATGCTGCGGCCCAAAGTCACCACGCTGCCTGGCCACATCCAGGCTGTGTATGTGCAGAACGTTGTCAAGCTGTACGCATCCATCTTGCAGCAGAAGGAGCAGGCCTCAGAAATGGAGGCAGCCCAGGCGGTCACCCAGCTCATGGTGGACCGGCTGCCCCAGTTTGTGCAGAGCGCAGACCTGGAGGTGCAGGAGCGG GCGTCCTGCATCCTGCAGCTGGTGAAGCATGTCCAGAAACTACAGGCCAAGGGTGTGCCTGTGGCAGAAGAAGTGAGTGCCCTCTTTGCTGGGGAGCTGAATCCGGTGGCTCCCAAGGCCCAGAAGAAAGTTCCAGTCCCTGAAGG CCTGGACCTGGATGCCTGGATCAATGAGCCCCTCTCAGACAGTGAGTCTGAGGATGAGAAGCCCAAGGCCATGTTCCATGAGGAGGAGCAACGGCATGCCAAACACCGGCCACCAGAAGTGGATGAGGAAGAGCTGGCCCGG CGTCGAGAGGCCCGGAAGCAGGAGCAGGCCAACAACCCGTTCTACATCAAGAGTTCTCCATCCCCACAGAAG CGCTACCAGGACGTACCAGGCGTGGAGCACATCCCGGTGGTGCAAATTGATCTCTCAGTCCCGCTGAAGGTCCCAG GGCTGCCCCTGTCGGACCAGTATGTGAAGCTGGAGGAGGAGCGGAGGCATCGGCAGAAGCTGGAGAAGGACAAGcgcaggaggaagaagaaggacaaagagaaaaaggGCAAGTGCTGCCACAACTCGCTGCCCACTGAGAGTGATGAGGACATTGCACCTGCTCAGCAGGTGGACATCGTCACAGAGGAAATGCCTGAG AATGCTCTGCCTAGTGACGAAGATGACAAAGACCCCAACGACCCCTACAGGGCCCTGGACATCGACCTGGATAA GCCCTTGGCCGACAGTGAGAAGCTGCCTGTGCAGAAGCACAGGGACACTGAAACTTCCAAGTCCCCTGAAAAGGAAAACGTTGCTGTggtagaaaaaaagagcaaaaaacttaaaaagaaagagaagaagcataaagaaaaagagagagagaaagagaagaaaaaggagaagaagaag GGCGAGGACTTGGACTTCTGGCTGTCTACCACCCCACCACCTGCCACACTCCCATCCACG GACACACCGCTCAGTGCAAACACAAGCATCGTAGCTGCCCCCAAAGATGAGCTGGAAGAACCCAAGAGAGAGGCACAGGACGAAGAAGATGACGAGGACCAAGACCAGGAGAGG AAATCTTCCAAGCATAAGAAGAAAAAGCataagaaggagaaggaagaaaggtcCAAGGACAAGAAGAGATCCAGGAAGAAGCCACCAGGCAGCGAGGAGGCAGCCGGGGAACCTGTGCAGAATGGCACGCTCGAAGAGGGACCTCTCCCG CCTATGTCTAGCTACTCGCTTCTTGCTGAAAATTCCTACATTAAAATG ACATACGATGTGCAGAGCAGCCTGCAGAGGGACAGCCAGGTCACTGTGGCTGTCATCCTGGAGAAtcggagtaacagcttcctcaAGAACATGGAGCTCAATGTGCTAGATTCACTCAATGCGAAGATGGCCCGGCCAGAGGGCGCCTCTGTCCATGATGGTGTCCCCGTGCCTTTCCAGCTGCCTCCAG GTGTCTCGAACGAAGCCCAGTTTGTATTCACCATTCAGAGCATCGTCATGGCCCAGAAGCTCAAGGGTACCCTTTCCTTCATTGCCAAG GATGACGAAGGCGCCACCCATGAGAAGCTGGACTTCAAACTGCACTTCAGCTGCTCCTCGTACTtgaccacaacgccctgctacaG TGATGCCTTTGCCAAGTTGCTGGAGTCTGGGGACCTGAGCATGAGCTCGATCAGAGTCGACGGCATTAGTATGTCCTTCCAGAACCTTCTGACAAAGATCTGTTTTCACCATCATTTTTCTG TTGTGGAACGAGTGGACTCCTGTGCCTCCATGTACAGCCGCTCCATCCAGGGCCATCACGTCTGTCTCTTGGTGAAAAAG GGTGAGAACTCTGTCTCGGTTGATGGGAAGTGCACCGAAGCAACGCTGCTGAACAACTTACTGGAAGAGATGAAAACTACACTGGCCACATGCTGA